The genomic stretch GGGCGATGTGAAGAAGTAAATATGGGTGAAATGGGAAAAAATAGTACTTTCATTGTCTTTATGGCTTTATTCTTTTAGTGGCTGCTGTTTATGGTAGCCACTATTTTGTTTTCTCATTGGAAGTATATATTTTTGTGAAGCTAACAGTAGCTATTTAATTAATAAAAATAATATGATGAAAGTAAAGAAATTAAGTGGCAAAGTTCAGGATGCACAACAAATACCGACCTTATTTGATCATGAGAACATAATGTATTATCCTATTAATATAGTGAACTGGAAAGAATATCCTTATCAACCTCAAGTCTCTTTTCGTATAGCCTATACAAATGATGCTATATTAGTTCATTATAAAGTAGTAGAAGATAGTGTTCGTGCCAAATACGGTGAAGATAACGGTAGTGTCTGGACAGATTCCTGTGTGGAATTTTTCTCTATTCCTGCGAGAGATGGCGTTTATTACAATTTGGAATGTAACTGTATCGCTACGATTCTTTTAGCAGCAGGTTCGGAGCGTAGTAATCGAGAAATGGCTCCTCTTGAAATAACAGATCAGGTGAAGCGTTGGGCTAGTTTGGGCAGAGAAACTTTTGAAGAAAAGATAGGAGAATGTACTTGGGAGGTTGCTTTGCAGATTCCGTATAAGGTATTTTTTAAGCATACCATTACCAAGTTGGATGGAATGGTTGTACGAGCTAATTTTTATAAATGTGGAGATGAATTGCAAAAGCCTCATTTCTTATCATGGAGTCCTATAAAAATAGAGAAGCCGGATTTTCATCGTCCGGATTTCTTTGGACTTTTGGAATTCGAATGAAATTCGTAATTAATTTAAAAAGATTGCATACAGCTGGATAAAAATGGTAAGTTTGCAACTATATATAACGGATAAAGTATAGTAGCGATTTTGAAACAGTTTTATATGATGAAACATACGTTGAAATTTATATTAATCGGGTTGCTTTGTTGTCTATGTAATTTTACAGTGCAAGCGCAAACCCGTAACCGGCAGTATGAGGAATATATTCATAAGTATAAAGATCTTGCTGTCGATGAGATGAAACGGTATCGTATTCCTGCCAGCATCACTTTGGCTCAAGGATTATTGGAATCAGGGGCGGGAAAAAGTACGCTGGCTCGTAAATCCAATAATCATTTTGGTATAAAATGTGGTGGTGACTGGACTGGTCGTACTGTACGGCATGATGATGATGCCCGTAATGAATGTTTTCGTGCCTATAAGCACCCTCGTGAGTCATATGAAGATCATTCTAAATTTTTAAAAGGACGTTCACGTTATGCATCTCTTTTTAAATTAAAAATCACCGATTATAAAGGATGGGCACATGGGCTGAAGAAGGCGGGATATGCTACTGACCCTCGCTATGCGTATCGTTTAATTGATATCATTGAATTATATGAATTACATAAGTATGATACCAAGGATGGTATAAAGTGGATGAAGGAATTCCCAAACCCGCATCAGCCTTATTTAGCTAATGATTTACTTTATATTGTGGTACGCCCGGGGGATACATTTAAAAAACTTTCTAAAGAATTTGATATCAGTCAACGTAAGTTGAGGAAATACAATGATCTTTATAAAGGATATGTATTGAAACCAGGTGATATTATTTATTTGGATAAAAAGCATCGTCGTGCGGATAAGGAACACATAGTTCATGTTGTCCGTGAGGG from Phocaeicola dorei encodes the following:
- a CDS encoding glucosaminidase domain-containing protein, which gives rise to MMKHTLKFILIGLLCCLCNFTVQAQTRNRQYEEYIHKYKDLAVDEMKRYRIPASITLAQGLLESGAGKSTLARKSNNHFGIKCGGDWTGRTVRHDDDARNECFRAYKHPRESYEDHSKFLKGRSRYASLFKLKITDYKGWAHGLKKAGYATDPRYAYRLIDIIELYELHKYDTKDGIKWMKEFPNPHQPYLANDLLYIVVRPGDTFKKLSKEFDISQRKLRKYNDLYKGYVLKPGDIIYLDKKHRRADKEHIVHVVREGESMYSISQKYGIRLKNLYKMNKMKPEDSSPKVGDILRLR
- a CDS encoding carbohydrate-binding family 9-like protein; its protein translation is MKVKKLSGKVQDAQQIPTLFDHENIMYYPINIVNWKEYPYQPQVSFRIAYTNDAILVHYKVVEDSVRAKYGEDNGSVWTDSCVEFFSIPARDGVYYNLECNCIATILLAAGSERSNREMAPLEITDQVKRWASLGRETFEEKIGECTWEVALQIPYKVFFKHTITKLDGMVVRANFYKCGDELQKPHFLSWSPIKIEKPDFHRPDFFGLLEFE